The window TCTGCGCTTATCTTGGGCCTCAACCAAACAGCGACCGCCGCTGAAAAATCCCAGCTTGAAACCATTCTCAAGCGTGGCACTATCAAAGTAGGCTTTGACACCTTCAAGCCTTGGGCAATGAAGGACAAAAATGGTGAATACATTGGCTTTGAAATTGAAGTTGCCCGCAAATTAGCAAAAGATATGGGCGTCAAGGTCGAATTCGTCCCCACCAAGTGGTCCGGCATTATCCCTGCGCTGCTCACTGGAAAATTCGACATTATTATTGGTGGTATGTCCATTACGCCACAGCGAAACCTCAAGGTGAACTTCTCCATCCCCTACGAATTCTCGGGCATGAATATCGTTGCCAGCAAATCCAAAGCTGGCGACCGTACGACTCTTCAAGATTTCAATACTCCTGGTACTACCATCGCCGTCCGCTTGGGCACAACTGCAGCAGAAGCGGCCAAGAATTTCTTACCCAAAGCCAAGAAGCTCTATTTTGACGAAGAATCTCAAACGATCCAAGAGCTTCTAAACAATCGCGTTCATGCCCTAGTCGCTTCCAACCCGCTGCCCTTTACTCTGGCCCAGGAATATGAAGGCCAACTTTACCTGCCCCTTGAAAACGACTTTACC of the Pseudodesulfovibrio sp. zrk46 genome contains:
- a CDS encoding transporter substrate-binding domain-containing protein, which gives rise to MKTLRTAALLVFFCLSALILGLNQTATAAEKSQLETILKRGTIKVGFDTFKPWAMKDKNGEYIGFEIEVARKLAKDMGVKVEFVPTKWSGIIPALLTGKFDIIIGGMSITPQRNLKVNFSIPYEFSGMNIVASKSKAGDRTTLQDFNTPGTTIAVRLGTTAAEAAKNFLPKAKKLYFDEESQTIQELLNNRVHALVASNPLPFTLAQEYEGQLYLPLENDFTKEPISFAVRKGEHDFLNWLDNWVRVNMSKGWLQNRYDYWFFTSEWENLIQ